One Mucilaginibacter ginkgonis genomic region harbors:
- the recA gene encoding recombinase RecA translates to MSNPDKLKALQLTLDKLEKSYGKGTIMKLGDNEIEPMEAIATGSISLDIALGIGGLPKGRIVEIYGPESSGKTTLAIHAIAECQKKGGIAAFIDAEHAFDRFYAKKLGVDVENLLISQPDNGEQALEIADNLIRSGAIDIIVIDSVAALVPKSEIEGEMGDSKMGLHARLMSQALRKLTGTIAKTGCCCIFINQLRDKIGVMFGNPETTTGGNALKFYASVRLDVRRISQIKDTDEVSGNRVKVKIVKNKVAPPFRIAEFDIMFGEGISKSGEIIDLGVDYNIIKKAGSWFSYGETRLGQGRDAVKQLIMDNPELAEELETKIKETVTGDSLAEV, encoded by the coding sequence ATGAGCAACCCCGATAAATTGAAAGCACTGCAGCTTACACTTGATAAGCTGGAAAAGTCGTACGGCAAAGGAACGATAATGAAACTTGGCGATAACGAGATAGAGCCCATGGAAGCAATTGCTACCGGTTCTATTAGTTTAGACATTGCGCTTGGTATCGGTGGTTTGCCAAAAGGCCGTATCGTTGAAATTTACGGACCTGAATCGTCTGGTAAAACCACTTTGGCTATTCACGCCATTGCAGAGTGCCAGAAAAAAGGTGGCATTGCAGCGTTTATTGATGCCGAGCACGCGTTCGATCGTTTTTATGCTAAGAAATTAGGTGTAGACGTAGAGAACCTGCTGATCTCTCAGCCTGATAATGGTGAGCAAGCTTTAGAAATTGCTGACAACCTGATCCGCTCAGGAGCTATTGATATTATCGTTATCGACTCTGTTGCCGCGTTGGTACCAAAGAGCGAGATAGAAGGCGAGATGGGCGACTCTAAAATGGGTTTACATGCACGCTTAATGTCGCAGGCTTTGCGTAAACTGACCGGCACCATTGCAAAAACAGGCTGCTGCTGTATCTTCATCAACCAGTTGCGCGATAAGATAGGTGTAATGTTTGGTAACCCCGAAACCACTACCGGCGGTAATGCCTTGAAGTTCTATGCTTCGGTACGTTTAGATGTTCGCCGTATATCGCAGATCAAAGATACCGACGAGGTATCGGGTAACCGCGTAAAGGTGAAGATCGTTAAGAACAAAGTGGCGCCGCCATTCCGTATTGCCGAGTTCGACATTATGTTTGGAGAGGGTATCTCTAAGTCGGGCGAGATCATTGACCTGGGTGTTGATTACAACATCATTAAAAAGGCTGGCTCTTGGTTTAGCTACGGAGAAACCCGCCTGGGCCAGGGCCGCGACGCGGTTAAACAGCTGATAATGGATAACCCTGAATTGGCAGAAGAATTGGAAACAAAGATCAAAGAAACCGTTACCGGCGATAGCCTGGCAGAGGTTTAA
- the tsaD gene encoding tRNA (adenosine(37)-N6)-threonylcarbamoyltransferase complex transferase subunit TsaD, whose amino-acid sequence MPVILGIESSCDETSAAICIDGQMLSNIIANQTIHEAYGGVVPELASRVHQVNIIPAVQQAILLAKVNKNEIDAVAFTRGPGLLGSLLVGVTFAKAFALAKDIPIIEINHMQAHVLAHFIGDNKPEFPFLCLTVSGGHTQIVLVKDHFDMEIIGQTQDDAAGEALDKTSKVLGLPYPGGPLIDKFARQGDPDRFKFPEPQIPGYNFSFSGLKTSILYFIRDNEKINPNFIQENIADICASVEKRVVTILLNKLKKAALDHGIKTIALAGGVSANTGLRQGIQQLADEQGWKSFIPAFQYCTDNAAMIAIAGYYKYLKGEFTGQDVAPLARMPFR is encoded by the coding sequence GTGCCTGTAATTTTAGGAATTGAATCTTCTTGTGACGAAACGTCTGCCGCTATTTGTATAGACGGACAAATGCTTAGCAATATTATTGCCAATCAAACTATTCATGAGGCATATGGCGGGGTTGTGCCCGAACTGGCCTCTCGTGTTCATCAGGTAAATATCATTCCGGCTGTACAACAGGCCATCCTGCTAGCAAAAGTAAACAAAAATGAAATAGATGCGGTGGCTTTTACGCGCGGCCCCGGACTTTTAGGTTCTCTGCTTGTAGGCGTTACATTTGCCAAGGCTTTCGCCCTTGCTAAAGACATTCCGATTATTGAAATAAACCACATGCAGGCGCACGTGTTAGCGCATTTTATTGGTGATAATAAACCTGAGTTTCCATTTTTATGTCTCACCGTTTCGGGTGGGCATACGCAGATAGTTTTGGTAAAGGATCATTTTGACATGGAGATCATTGGCCAGACGCAGGACGACGCCGCGGGCGAGGCACTGGATAAAACCAGCAAGGTTTTAGGCTTGCCATACCCCGGCGGGCCGTTAATTGATAAATTTGCACGTCAGGGCGATCCGGACAGATTTAAATTCCCCGAGCCACAGATACCCGGTTATAACTTCAGTTTCAGCGGGCTAAAGACATCAATTCTTTATTTTATAAGGGACAATGAAAAGATAAATCCAAACTTTATCCAGGAAAATATTGCAGATATATGCGCTTCTGTTGAAAAACGGGTTGTCACTATTTTATTAAATAAATTGAAGAAAGCAGCCCTTGATCACGGCATAAAAACTATCGCGCTTGCAGGAGGTGTTTCGGCCAATACAGGTTTGCGTCAGGGCATACAACAATTAGCAGATGAACAGGGATGGAAAAGCTTTATCCCGGCGTTTCAATATTGCACAGATAACGCGGCCATGATAGCCATTGCAGGATATTATAAATATCTAAAAGGCGAATTCACCGGGCAAGATGTCGCGCCATTGGCCAGGATGCCCTTTAGATAA